In Microplitis mediator isolate UGA2020A chromosome 9, iyMicMedi2.1, whole genome shotgun sequence, the DNA window GTAGCAAATGGCAAAATTTTAGCCAACCCACCTCATTAGGACAATAacctatcacttaaattttgaCCGTAAAACGGGTGGAGCAACAGTTTTCTTATCTATTTTCTTAGTAGGATCCCTAATCCGCCCTCACCATAAGCTTGTACATTGGAAATCTTTTAGAaggtagcaaaattttgaCCATCCCATCTCATTAGGACTATACCCTATTGCTTAAATTTTCACCATGAAAACGGGTGGAGCAACAGTTTTCTTGTCAATAGCTAAGTAGGGGTTCTGACCTACCCACGCTATACACTTGTACATTACATACCTGTAAGAAGGGTTGTCTTATACATTTTAGTATACATCTTTTCAACCCCTACCATGTACTCATAAGCACTATTCCTAGGAGGTGTATGTCTtatgttttttcgaaaaatattttttttaaaccctaCTATAtacacttaaaatttaaaaaatgtctataactattttaatataagtaaatctttaataaatagaaattattttttccatggatgtaaaatcaaaatcattatgaaaaaatattcatgaaGGTTTTTATACATGgaatttttcatattgaaCGTTCactcgtataaaaaaaaaaaaatgtgcctcgtataaataataaaaaattgtttaacaaaaaaaaatattactttatagaatagttaaaattattctttacttTAAATCTTATAAGTAGTATTTCTCTTAAACCTCTAacgcattaaaaataaatccgtCTATTTAcacactaaaaattttgtctcaagaaaaatttacatttatccATAAACAGCTGTGAATTTATACTAATACATATGTTTACTCGTTTTTCTCTAAAACCGACCCCCGTAATCTTCAGTTATTTAcgtattgaataattttcggTTGTACAACAAAATTTTGTCTCTAACAGATTTTACTTACTTGTAGTTCTGATAGATTTATCCTAATACGAATATTTTACCTACTCCAAAATGTTTTCCCTAAAACTGCTTAGCCGTAATTTGTATTCGTTTATCCGTTAATAGATTCTTTCAGCTGCtcaaaagttttcaaatattttataaaaaaaatttgtaaacttacattagaaaacaaaaaatttacatttattcaaGACTGCTTTAATCTTACGTATTTACTCATCGAACAcccttttgaaaaatttatagatatttGCTCAAAACTTTatcttggaaaaattttatatattttattctaattttgTTTCATCGCAACCTGAAAAGGattatgatatttttgaaaacttctgCCGCCTGTTTATGCAATCTGTAAAATACATTATGCAATAGCAGaccttttataaatttattttttttaaggaccTTAtgcaaattttcgaaaaaatatacGTATTTGCTTAAAACTTtatcttggaaaattttttacattttattataattttgtttattgcaAACATAAAAAGATTAAGATGTTTTTGAAAACCGCTGCTATCTTGTTCTGCAATCTGTAAAATACATTATGCAATAATAAacctaaatatatatttgttgttttaaaagtttttcaaaattttatattttcttagctgtaaaactaaaattattttttaaatttatattttaattagcaTCATTTATACATTCACACGGTTTTAGAGAcattttttctcggaaaaATGATCCTTAATCTccaaaaattcaaggaaaatttttattttttcgtagtCGGTTTTtctttgatatattttatataaaaagagGTGTTTTTGGAGATGATGCATCAGTTCATTTCTGCTCGTCATAAACGAATTTGGTATAATTCTGTGTTTTACGAAAAAATCTTCATTTTTCAACTATGGCGATACAATTATATTCCAACGTAGTGAATACAATTGCTCAAACATATGAAGATCTTTTAACACACAACCCTATAAGTAAAGATATGAGTATTAGAGCTTGTAATGTTTGTAGTGATACAATCATATCATTTAATAATATCCTATTAAACCCGCGAGTAAGTGTTCAAGAGAGACGGTGTATACAAGCAAATATTACACTATTACATTCTTATTATGAGAAGTTTCTACGATTAAGTGAGCAAGTGGTTGGTGGAGATTTGAATTctagaaatttaattcagTGGCGCAATATGGAAAACGCTTTTCAGAATCGTATAACAACTGGCTGCATTGTCAATATTGGTCATATTGATTTAAGAACATTTCTGCATGATGCAAAAGTTTAacagttaataaaattcaagaaaatatgCAGAGGATAGGAAATCTTAAAGTCAGTACAACTTTAATGTgcaaatttgaaaatgttaaaaGTGAATTAACCATTGAGGAAACAAAGACATTTCAAACTCAAAGTCGGGAGATATTAATAACAACAGATCTCGACAACTGGTTTGCTAGTAGTGTGTATGATGTTTTATTGAACCAAGTTGAAGAGTTTAATCAAAAAGATTCAGGGTGGAGTTTAGTGGAAGTGATAAACTTAACTATTAACATCTCTAGATATGCCCCATTGAGAGCTGGCTTATCAACGTTTGTCTCCTTGCCTAAAGatatacaatataaaaaagcTGTTATCAACATCCAAAATAATGatgaattttgttttctttggTGTGTAACTGCTGCAGTATATGGTGCTGAAACTACTCATCCAGAAAGGACATCATCATATCCACATTTCAGTacactttttaattataaggATATCAACTTTCCTATAACTCTCAAAGACATTccgaaatttgaaaagttaaataaCTTAAAGATAAATGTAGAATATAGATtgttaaattatattcattaaaaGGAATTACAGGACGaggcaatatttttaaaaagtgtaaTAATAGTTTTATTCTCGAGGGAAATGATACAAGTGCTCACTAGCCTGGATGGTGTTAGACTAACTTAAACTATCCCTTAAAATTACTTGGGCCTCTCGGTCCCTTCTCACCCCCATCTCTCAACAGCATACTTCATACACTCTTACTTTCACTCGCTCTCTCACTTGCACTTACGCTACAATATTTCTAACAATCTCACCCAGTAACTAACTATATTTTGACATCTGGCGACAGCATGTCGAGTAATACTAGTTACTCACCTAATCCTTAAATTTACGACCCTTtatccttaaattttaaaacgactTTTATTGAAGTAGAAACagagaaaatatttacagcGAAATATTTTCCCTGCTCCTACATAAATGTTTACGGACTTGAATCGCAGTTCACTAAGAATGAAGAGGAAGATGCAGTATCTAGTGTAATAGCACCATTATACTTAAGTACTAATTATCAATGTAAGAaacctataatttatttattaatgattgaagctaataatattaataataaatataataatgataataacaatcttaataatgataatcttAAGAGCTACAGACTAATTTTCCATttcactttaataaaaaatttatcacgtttggtaaaaagacaaaaatcaaaaagtaaaagtaaattatgGTTTTGTGAGAGATGCTTGTGTCATTTTAGATATGAAAATTCTCtagaaaaacataaattagactgtattaaatttaataagattAGAATGAGTTTGCCTGACAAAGACAATAaaacattgaaatttaaaaattttaaatataaagatcCTGTTCCATTTGTTGTCTACGCCGACTTAGAATGTACTCTTGAATCTGATAATGGTACTGAAAAACACGTTCCTTATAGTATAGCTTATTATGTCTTGTGTAATTATGATTCTTCGTTATCAAAGTTTGAGCTCAAACGCTCTTCTGATTGTATTGAATGGTTTATTAAGGAGTTGGAAATTTTGGGACGAAAAGTTgattttaaactcaaaaatcTTATACCTATGAAACCACTCAAtaccgatgaaaaaagatatcataatgaaaCAAAAGATTGTCATATTTGTGGGAAAATAATCGATTCTAATGCTAATAAATGTCGTGATCATTGTCATTTCACCGGAAAATATCGCGGGCCTGCGCATAATTCATGTAATCTAAATTACAAACAATCTCACAAAATACCTATTATCTTTCATAACTTAACAGGTTACGAttcacattttattattaaatcattagtCACAGGTTTTGAAGGTTCAGTTACTGTTTTAGCCATTAATAAAGAACGTTATATATCTTTTACAAAgtctattaaaaatacattagttgAATTGCGTTTTATTGACTCATTTCGATTCATGGCATCTGGTCTCGAGAAACTAGCATCATATCTTACAGATAATGACAAACAAATTACACGAATGTATTACTCTGATCATGAGCAGTTTAGTTTAGCCACTCGCAAAGGAGTATTTCCGTATGAGTACATAGATTCAATAGTAAAGTTAAATGAAGATAAATTGCctcaaaaatcatttttttattccaaactaaatgataataatatatctGACGAAGATTATGATCATGCAAAATTAgtttggagtaaatttaacatcaaaaCACTTGGTGAATATTCtgatttgtatttaaaaaccGATGTGTTATTATTAgctgatatttttgaaaattttcgacgTAGTTGTTAcaatacttataatttagaTCCCCTTCATTATTATACAGCACCAGGATTAGCCTTTGATGCTATGTTAAAGCTTACTGGTATTCAATTAGAACTGCTAGATGATGCTGAAATGgtattatttatagaaaaaggCATAAGAAGTGGTGTATCACAGTGTACGAATCGTCATGCTGTGGCTAATAATCGATTTATGGGTGATGACTTTAATCCGAATGAACCTGAATCttatttaatgtattttgatgtgaataatttatatggagCTGCAATGAGTATGCCCTTACTATATAAGTCATTCAAATGGGTGGACAATATAACTGTAGACAATATagatagtatttttaattcgaaCGAATCAAAAGGTTATATACTAGAGGTAGATTTAGAATATCCGATAGAGCTTCATGGTCTGCATAAAGATCTACCATTATGTCCTGAACATTTTGCACCACCAAACAGTAAGCaatctaaattaattactacttTATATTCAAAAGAAAGATATGTTATTcattataagaatttacagCAGTGTATTCAGTTAGGTATGAAACTCGTAAGAGTTCATCGTGTTCTAAGCTTCGAACAATCAGCTTGGTTACAGCCATACATTGATAAAAATACCGATTGTCGTAAAAATGCTAagaatgaatttgaaaaaaactttttcaagcTTATGAATAATGCTGTATTTGGAAAAACAATGGAAAATGTTAGAAAACATAAAGAAATTAGAATAGTAACAGAATGGACAGGACGTTATGGTGCAAAATCTCTAATTTCTAAACCTAACTTTCATAGTTTAACTGTTTTTGGCGAAGACATggtaataattgaattaaaaaacgtttatGTACATTTTACAAAGCCTATCTATATTGGATTCAGTATACTTGACTTAGCTAAAACATTCATCTATGATTTCcattataattatgtaaagaaaaattttcataatgagACCTCAAAATTAATGTATACAGATACTGATAGtcttatttatcattttacagTACCTAATATCTACGAAATTATTAAACGCgatattcataaatttgatACATCTGATTATTCTCCaaataatgtatataatattccattaaaaaataaaaaagtaacagGTCTTATGAAAGATGAAACTAATGGTAAAATTATAGAGGAATTTGTAGGTTTAAGAGCTAAGCTTTAtacatatagaaaatataaagataATAGAGTTGAAAAAAGAGCCAAAGGGGTTAAAAGTTCAACTTTAAGAAGGATTGAGtttgatgattttaaaaaatgtcttttagAACATTGTAACGTTATAGAAAAGGAATGGCTAATCAAAAGTGATAAACATATTGTTAAGACGGTTTTACAACAAAAACTAGCATTAAGTTGGAATGATGATAAAAGACGTCTACTTGAGAATTCGACAGATACCTTACCATGGGGGTATATggaagtagaaaaaaataatgtataatcattaatattaacacttataaattaaaaacatcataaaaataataataaacaataaatttgtagaaaatagtaataaaaaataaataacacattttgtattaaaaaaaatttttttatttattcattaaagtacgtctcatataaaaattatcttaaaaAGAAATGAAGTTTTCATAAATCTGATTTGTCTACCCAGCTATTATGTGAGCTATCAAATCCTAACCactttacaaaatatttattcccacgcctttttactatttttcattttttcagcATACTTCTTGTTTTTCTTCCTGGAATTCAAACACGTTCGACTTTGGAGATTTTGCCATGTCAATTTCATCCTGCATCGCAAACATTAGAGTGTATtgattaactaattttgaaataatgctGGTTTTCAAGGTAGCAATCCTTGGTGCATCTACTAACTCAGG includes these proteins:
- the LOC130674200 gene encoding uncharacterized protein LOC130674200; protein product: MSLPDKDNKTLKFKNFKYKDPVPFVVYADLECTLESDNGTEKHVPYSIAYYVLCNYDSSLSKFELKRSSDCIEWFIKELEILGRKVDFKLKNLIPMKPLNTDEKRYHNETKDCHICGKIIDSNANKCRDHCHFTGKYRGPAHNSCNLNYKQSHKIPIIFHNLTGYDSHFIIKSLVTGFEGSVTVLAINKERYISFTKSIKNTLVELRFIDSFRFMASGLEKLASYLTDNDKQITRMYYSDHEQFSLATRKGVFPYEYIDSIVKLNEDKLPQKSFFYSKLNDNNISDEDYDHAKLVWSKFNIKTLGEYSDLYLKTDVLLLADIFENFRRSCYNTYNLDPLHYYTAPGLAFDAMLKLTGIQLELLDDAEMVLFIEKGIRSGVSQCTNRHAVANNRFMGDDFNPNEPESYLMYFDVNNLYGAAMSMPLLYKSFKWVDNITVDNIDSIFNSNESKGYILEVDLEYPIELHGLHKDLPLCPEHFAPPNSKQSKLITTLYSKERYVIHYKNLQQCIQLGMKLVRVHRVLSFEQSAWLQPYIDKNTDCRKNAKNEFEKNFFKLMNNAVFGKTMENVRKHKEIRIVTEWTGRYGAKSLISKPNFHSLTVFGEDMVIIELKNVYVHFTKPIYIGFSILDLAKTFIYDFHYNYVKKNFHNETSKLMYTDTDSLIYHFTVPNIYEIIKRDIHKFDTSDYSPNNVYNIPLKNKKVTGLMKDETNGKIIEEFVGLRAKLYTYRKYKDNRVEKRAKGVKSSTLRRIEFDDFKKCLLEHCNVIEKEWLIKSDKHIVKTVLQQKLALSWNDDKRRLLENSTDTLPWGYMEVEKNNV